In a single window of the Rhineura floridana isolate rRhiFlo1 chromosome 3, rRhiFlo1.hap2, whole genome shotgun sequence genome:
- the UBL5 gene encoding ubiquitin-like protein 5 → MIEVVCNDRLGKKVRVKCNPDDTIRDLKKLIAAQTGTRWDKIVLKKWYTIFKDHVSLADYEIHDGMNLELYYQ, encoded by the exons ATGATTGAAGTGGTTTGCAACGATCGACTGGGCAAGAAAGTGAGAGTGAAGTGCAA CCCTGATGACACCATTAGGGACCTGAAAAAGCTCATTGCTGCCCAGACTGGCACTCGGTGGGACAAGATCGTGCTAAAGAAATG gTACACAATTTTTAAGGACCACGTGTCGCTGGCAGACT ATGAAATCCATGATGGTATGAACCTAGAACTATATTATCAGTAG